A stretch of DNA from Dokdonia sp. PRO95:
ATAAGACGTTCAAGGTGCGCTGGTGAGAAAAAGGTAGGCGTTCCTCCGCCTAGGTGTAACTGTTTAATCACCGGTTTATCTCCTAGTAACGTCACGTACATCTGGAGCTCCTTAAGAACAGATTGTATATAAGGAATCTCAACATCATGATTCTTTGTAATACGCTTATTGCAACCACAAAAAGTACACATACTCTCACAATAAGGTAAATGCACATAGATACTTATTCCTTGTGAAGTTTTGCTTTCGCGAAAGCTTTTTTGTAAAGTGTTCTTCCACTTTGTTAGTGTAAAGTTATCTTGATCCCAGTAAGGAACAGTAGGGTAACTTGTATATCGTGGTCCTGCCACATTGTACTTAGATATAAGGGTACACATTGATTTTGAATTTTTTCAAAATTAACGTTTGATAAAAACAGAGAATATGATGAATATCAGCTTTTGAGAAAACACTATTTAATGACGGATATGGAAGTCCATTTAAAAATGATAAATTATACATGTAAATTACCACTCGTCGACACTTAAACGTCATCCGTCTACAGTAAAGGACTCGTTAAGCTAATTTTTGGAGGTATTTTGACATTTAATCACCAACTTTGGAAACATAAAGATCAATACTTTGGGGACAAGAAAATTAAGAATACTGCTCGTTGAGGACGATGCCATTGAGGTAATGAAACTCAAGCGAGCCATAGCAAAGCTAGACATGAACCATGAGCTCATTGAGGCAAAAAATGGTGAGGAAGCACTTGAAATACTTAAAGACCACTCGGTCTTACCAGATGTGCTGTTTCTCGATCTTAATATGCCAAAAATCAACGGCATAGAGTTCTTGAAGATTTTGAAAAAAGATGAAGTTTTACGATTTTTACCTACAGTCATGCTTACTACTTCAAGTAATCGCAAGGATATACTTGCTTGTTACGATACGGGAGTCGCAGGTTATATTATTAAACCTTTAAAGTACGATCACTACGTTGAGAAAATAAAATCGGCGTTAGAGTATTGGAGTATGAATGAATTAATCAAAGCATAATGAAAGGAATTGTATTTACAGAGTTTTTAGAACTTGTCGAAACAAAATTTGGCTTAGAAATGGT
This window harbors:
- a CDS encoding response regulator, which encodes MGTRKLRILLVEDDAIEVMKLKRAIAKLDMNHELIEAKNGEEALEILKDHSVLPDVLFLDLNMPKINGIEFLKILKKDEVLRFLPTVMLTTSSNRKDILACYDTGVAGYIIKPLKYDHYVEKIKSALEYWSMNELIKA